A window of Cryptomeria japonica chromosome 3, Sugi_1.0, whole genome shotgun sequence contains these coding sequences:
- the LOC131075784 gene encoding protein NRT1/ PTR FAMILY 5.10, whose product MEATSSYESPLLTNIAEDGCTDLHGRLVSRKLRGGWKASLLIIGVEVAERFCYNSVYNNLLSYLTNVMHQSAATAAKNVNVWYGVASMLPLVGGYLSDCCLGQYTTIILSSLVYLLGLICLTLAASLTFFIPPPCDKTSFSCPSPTVYQVGFLFISLYLVALAQGGHRPSIQAFGADQLDERDPTERKSKSSFFNWWNFGISIGLLLSGVVIVYIQENVGWGIGFAIPTVAMAIAFSVFMCGTIMYQHKILPSTNPIIRILQVFVAASLKWNVSIDSQGEQNLSVDQGFSETTKLLPTDQFRFLDKATIEINLDHENRTNLDWRLCTVTQVEEAKLVLRLLLIWVSCLMYGVVFAQSSTFFTKQGSTMDRRVIGNLKIAGASMQNFITITVLVLVPVYDQIFVPLARSITGNKRGITLLQRIGVGMFISVISMVVAAVTEMKRLQVAKEYGLIDMPQVTIPLSIFWLLPQYILFGIADVFAVVGLQELFYDQMPETMRSLGIALYLSIFGVGSFLSSFLICIIEELSSRGGGQNWFADNLNKAHLDYYYWLLVALSALFLCIYLIFANCFIYKKEESNVYRDEEIS is encoded by the exons ATGGAAGCCACTTCCTCCTATGAATCTCCTCTCCTCACCAATATAGCTGAAGATGGGTGCACAGATCTCCATGGAAGGCTTGTCAGCAGAAAGCTCAGAGGAGGATGGAAAGCTTCTCTTCTCATAATTGGTGTTGAAGTGGCAGAGAGATTTTGCTACAATAGTGTTTATAATAACTTGCTCTCTTATCTCACTAATGTTATGCACCAGAGTGCTGCCACTGCTGCTAAGAATGTTAATGTCTGGTATGGTGTTGCATCCATGCTTCCCCTTGTTGGAGGTTATCTTTCAGATTGCTGTTTGGGGCAGTACACAACCATTATTTTATCATCTCTGGTTTATCTGCTG GGGTTGATCTGTTTAACTCTTGCAGCCTCTCTGACATTTTTTATCCCGCCACCATGTGACAAAACATCATTTTCCTGTCCCAGTCCTACGGTTTATCAGGTGGGGTTTCTCTTCATTTCACTATACTTGGTTGCTTTGGCTCAAGGAGGCCATAGACCATCTATACAAGCATTTGGTGCAGACCAACTTGATGAGAGAGATCCAACAGAGAGGAAATCTAAGAGCTCCTTCTTCAATTGGTGGAATTTTGGTATAAGCATTGGTTTACTTTTATCTGGTGTTGTGATTGTCTACATTCAAGAAAATGTAGGGTGGGGTATTGGATTTGCAATCCCAACTGTAGCCATGGCGATAGCATTCTCTGTCTTCATGTGTGGAACAATAATGTACCAACATAAAATTTTACCCTCCACCAATCCAATAATTCGTATTCTTCAAGTTTTTGTTGCAGCGAGTCTCAAGTGGAATGTTTCTATCGATTCTCAAGGAGAACAGAACTTATCTGTTGATCAAGGATTTAGTGAAACAACAAAGCTTCTACCCACTGATCAATTCAG GTTTCTTGACAAAGCAACTATTGAAATCAATCTGGACCATGAAAACAGAACAAATCTTGATTGGAGGTTATGCACTGTCACACAGGTGGAAGAGGCAAAACTTGTCCTGAGATTGCTGCTCATTTGGGTATCTTGTTTGATGTATGGAGTTGTTTTTGCACAGtcttcaacattctttacaaaacagGGCAGCACAATGGATAGGAGGGTAATTGGAAACCTAAAAATAGCTGGAGCTTCCATGCAGAACTTTATTACCATAACTGTTCTAGTGCTGGTGCCTGTCTATGATCAAATCTTTGTCCCACTGGCCAGAAGCATTACTGGAAATAAACGTGGTATAACACTGCTACAGAGGATAGGTGTTGGTATGTTTATTTCTGTCATTTCTATGGTTGTTGCAGCAGTGACTGAAATGAAAAGGCTTCAAGTAGCAAAAGAATATGGATTGATAGACATGCCCCAAGTGACAATTCCACTAAGTATTTTTTGGTTGCTTCCACAATACATTCTGTTTGGTATTGCTGATGTGTTTGCAGTTGTAGGCTTGCAAGAGTTATTTTATGATCAGATGCCTGAGACAATGAGAAGCTTGGGAATTGCCTTATATTTGAGTATTTTTGGAGTGGGTAGTTTCTTAAGTAGCTTTCTTATTTGTATTATTGAGGAACTTAGTAGCAGAGGTGGGGGACAAAACTGGTTTGCAGACAACCTAAACAAAGCTCACTTGGACTACTATTACTGGCTTTTGGTTGCATTGAGTGCACTATTTCTATGTATCTATCTCATCTTTGCCAATTGCTTCAtctataagaaagaagaaagtaaTGTTTATAGAGATGAAGAGATTTCCTGA